The Juglans regia cultivar Chandler chromosome 1, Walnut 2.0, whole genome shotgun sequence nucleotide sequence GAAAGTGGAAGCAGGCTAGGAAGCAAAGGGCGTCCGCGGTTAAGGTGAGCCGGAAGGGCACGAGCTTTGAGGAGAGGAAGACGCAGAAGGAGATCAAGAGGGCGTACAAGGAGAGGATGACGGAGCTGAAGGAGGCGATAAGGGCGAACAAGGTGGAGAAGAGGAAGCAGAGGGAGGAGCGGGAAAAGAAGAAGCAGGAGAACATTCTGAGGTCCGGTACGAAGCTGCAGAAGATCACAAATCCCAAGACCTTGAAGAAGATCGCCAAGTCCAAGCAGAAGAAGCTACTCAAGGTCGTTCCTGATGATCTGCTCAACAAAAAGAAGTAATTGTGAAAGATCAGTCTAttgctttttattgttttctgtATTTTTGGTTTGGCCTTCACTTTTTGTATGCTTCTTAATTGACAGTTAAATGcgaaaattatgtatttttctttctggGGGGAGAATGGTTGCGTTTGCCTGGAATCAGATTCTTCTGAATTTTATGTATATTCGGATTTGGGAGCTGCCAGCTCTGTTTTGCTGAAGAATGACTAGAAAAGGCAAAACAAATTTTACATTATGTACGCTAAAAAAGGGGAATGAGAGACATCATTTATATGTGCAAAACTAATAGAGGACTGATCAAAATTAA carries:
- the LOC109001296 gene encoding coiled-coil domain-containing protein 86, whose translation is MACTIDFRRLDEGFGGKTYKRKREQSMNQSNEASASMEIDEDDTSQPAAKKSAVASAEDPEKPIFGKPTYDGVIAGKASGRKWKQARKQRASAVKVSRKGTSFEERKTQKEIKRAYKERMTELKEAIRANKVEKRKQREEREKKKQENILRSGTKLQKITNPKTLKKIAKSKQKKLLKVVPDDLLNKKK